A window of Hymenobacter aerilatus contains these coding sequences:
- a CDS encoding mercuric reductase, whose amino-acid sequence MPESFDVIIIGSGQAGNPLATAFAQEGRRVALIEKNLLGGSCINYGCVPTKTLLASAERAHHAYTDAQYGIEVELEDIDLPTIVERKDALLEKLRQGIHENLTDQENPVQLFDGHASFTAPHTLNVTLNTGGTETLTAPLIFINTGTRAAIPEIDGLADTDFLTPTTILNLKDKPEHLIIIGGGYIGLEFSQLYRRLGCEVTIVEESAVVLEREDDDVCEAMQQLLEGEGVQFLLGSQAHRVSQNAEKQFTVSVTTPDGERRLRGSHVLVAVGREPNTKELGLDKAGVETDDRGFVLVDDQFHTNVRGIYALGDVHGGPQFTHISYDDYRIVRDNILKGKKRSKKGRDVPYVVFTEPQLGRIGLSEHEAQEQKLDYRVASMPVKTIGRAQQTGLTKGFIKVLVDGKTDCILGTAVFCEQGGEIMSMLQLAMHGNITCEMLQDMIFAHPTWAEALNNLFSKLENPKKK is encoded by the coding sequence ATGCCCGAATCTTTCGATGTTATCATAATTGGCTCTGGCCAAGCCGGCAATCCGCTGGCAACTGCTTTTGCCCAAGAGGGTCGTCGCGTGGCCCTCATTGAGAAAAACCTGCTGGGTGGCTCCTGCATTAACTACGGTTGCGTGCCTACCAAAACCCTCCTGGCCTCGGCCGAGCGCGCGCACCATGCCTATACCGATGCGCAGTACGGGATTGAAGTAGAGTTGGAAGATATTGATCTGCCTACCATCGTGGAGCGCAAAGATGCGCTACTGGAAAAGCTGCGCCAGGGCATTCACGAAAACCTGACGGACCAGGAAAACCCCGTGCAGCTTTTTGATGGTCACGCTAGCTTCACGGCACCCCATACACTCAACGTAACCCTCAACACGGGCGGTACTGAAACCCTGACGGCTCCGCTTATTTTCATCAATACCGGCACGCGCGCCGCCATTCCTGAAATCGACGGTTTGGCGGACACCGACTTCCTGACGCCTACCACTATTCTGAATCTCAAGGATAAGCCTGAGCACCTGATTATCATTGGTGGCGGATATATTGGCTTGGAGTTCAGCCAGCTCTACCGCCGCCTGGGCTGCGAGGTAACCATTGTGGAAGAAAGCGCAGTAGTACTGGAGCGCGAGGACGACGACGTGTGCGAGGCGATGCAGCAGCTGTTGGAAGGCGAAGGTGTGCAGTTCCTGCTTGGCTCGCAGGCACACCGAGTTTCGCAGAACGCCGAGAAACAGTTTACGGTATCGGTGACTACCCCTGATGGGGAACGACGCCTGCGCGGCTCGCACGTGCTGGTAGCAGTAGGTAGGGAGCCCAACACCAAAGAGCTAGGCCTCGACAAAGCGGGGGTGGAAACCGATGACCGTGGCTTTGTGCTGGTCGATGACCAGTTTCATACCAACGTACGCGGCATCTATGCACTGGGCGATGTACATGGTGGCCCCCAGTTCACGCATATCAGCTACGACGACTACCGCATCGTGCGCGACAACATCCTGAAAGGCAAGAAACGCTCGAAGAAGGGCCGTGACGTGCCGTACGTGGTCTTTACAGAGCCGCAGCTCGGCCGTATCGGCCTCTCGGAACACGAGGCTCAAGAGCAAAAGCTGGACTATCGGGTAGCCAGCATGCCCGTCAAAACCATTGGCCGGGCGCAGCAAACGGGCCTTACCAAAGGCTTTATTAAGGTGCTGGTAGACGGCAAAACCGACTGCATCCTGGGCACGGCCGTGTTCTGCGAACAAGGCGGTGAGATTATGTCGATGCTCCAGCTGGCCATGCACGGCAACATCACCTGCGAGATGCTGCAGGATATGATTTTTGCCCACCCTACCTGGGCGGAAGCATTGAATAACCTATTCTCAAAGCTCGAAAATCCTAAGAAGAAATAA
- a CDS encoding efflux RND transporter periplasmic adaptor subunit, protein MKKMFLLALVSWCGLYGFTSCADKKEEKEEKVKFLVTSPLQKDTTITKEYVAQIHSIQHIELRALEKGYLQKIFVDEGQTVKQGQLMFQIMPMIYQAELKKSQAEANYVNLEYQNTKRLADNNVVSKSELALAEAKYDKAKAEVALAQTHLGFTTIRAPFDGIMDHFQARLGSLVDEGDLLTTLSDNSKMWVYFNVPEAEYLAYKEAKTNNLEKVNLLMANNQVYPQPGVVQTIEADFNNETGNIAFRATFPNPNRLLRNGETGSVMMTVPLKDALIIPQKATFEVLEKKFVYVVDKDKHVHQREVTVGSEMPDLYIITDGLKPDDRIMLEGIRKVKDGEKIKYDYEKPEKVISHLKVYAE, encoded by the coding sequence ATGAAAAAAATGTTCCTGCTCGCGCTCGTGAGCTGGTGCGGCCTGTACGGTTTTACAAGCTGCGCGGACAAAAAAGAGGAAAAAGAAGAGAAAGTTAAATTCTTAGTTACCAGCCCTCTGCAAAAAGATACCACGATTACCAAGGAGTACGTGGCGCAGATCCATTCCATCCAGCACATTGAGCTGCGGGCCCTGGAAAAAGGCTACCTCCAGAAGATTTTCGTGGACGAGGGGCAAACCGTGAAGCAGGGGCAACTCATGTTTCAGATCATGCCCATGATCTACCAGGCAGAGCTGAAAAAATCACAGGCGGAGGCCAACTACGTGAACCTGGAATACCAGAACACCAAACGCCTGGCCGACAACAACGTGGTATCCAAAAGCGAGTTGGCACTGGCCGAAGCTAAGTACGATAAGGCCAAAGCCGAGGTGGCCCTGGCCCAAACGCACCTGGGCTTCACCACCATTCGGGCGCCGTTTGATGGCATCATGGACCACTTCCAGGCCCGGTTGGGTAGCTTGGTAGACGAAGGTGACCTGCTTACTACCTTGTCGGACAACAGCAAGATGTGGGTGTACTTCAACGTGCCGGAAGCCGAGTACCTGGCTTACAAAGAAGCCAAGACCAACAATCTGGAAAAGGTGAATCTGCTGATGGCCAACAACCAGGTATATCCCCAGCCTGGCGTAGTGCAAACCATTGAGGCTGATTTTAATAACGAAACCGGCAACATTGCCTTCCGAGCTACCTTCCCTAACCCTAACCGCCTATTGCGCAACGGTGAAACCGGTAGTGTGATGATGACGGTGCCGCTTAAAGATGCCCTCATCATTCCGCAGAAAGCCACTTTTGAGGTGCTAGAAAAGAAGTTTGTGTACGTGGTGGACAAGGACAAGCACGTGCACCAGCGCGAGGTGACGGTAGGCTCCGAAATGCCCGACCTCTACATCATCACCGATGGCCTGAAACCCGACGACCGGATTATGCTGGAAGGCATCCGCAAGGTGAAAGACGGCGAGAAAATCAAGTACGACTACGAGAAGCCGGAGAAGGTGATTTCACATCTGAAAGTGTACGCCGAGTAG
- a CDS encoding efflux RND transporter permease subunit: MFSKFIRRPVFAIVISVVIVFMGVLAIKTLPTSQFPEISPPMVMVSAAYPGASAKVLTESVLIPLEQAVNGVPGMKYMTSDAVSAGEANIQIVFNLGTDPDQAVVNVNTRIAQVLNRLPILVQREGVIVNRVVPNMLMYVNLYSKDKNTDMKYLFNFAGVNMIPEIQRIDGIGRASILGSRQYAMRIWLKPDRMRAYNVSADDVMKALDDQSVIGSPGRIGRSDGGRAEALEYVLTYQGRFNDVDQYKNVIIKANPDGEILHLKDIADVQLGSEFYDIYSNLDGYPSAAIVLKQTYGSNATEVIKSVKAKLEELKKTMPPGMDYKISYDVSNFLDASTENVIHTLRDAFILVALVVFLFLGDWRSTLIPIIAVPVSLVGAFIAMQAFGLTINMITLFALVLAIGIVVDDAIVVVEAVHAKMEEKHLSPYGAVREVIGEISGAIIAITILMTAVFVPVAFMSGPVGIFYRQFSITMATSIVISGIVALTLTPVLCAMILKNNHGQPRKKTPINRFIDWFNRGFEKLTGRYIGVLEKVVDRRVVTFGVLIIFGLGIFGISSTLPSGFIPSEDQGMLYAIIQTPPGSTLERTNAISQQLYELAKDVPGIQSISTLAGYEVLTEGRGSNAGTCLINLKPWSERKESIHDIVEELEKKAKQIPGATVEFFEPPAVPGYGAAGGFQLQLLDKTNTGDYKALEKVNEDFMAALNKRKELAGLFTFYSANYPQYELKIDNQLAMQKGVSIGNAMNTLSIMIGSTYELGFIKYQRFFKVYVQASPEYRRLPKDVMDMWVKNDRGEMVPFSAFMKIVKTQGANEINRYNMYTTASIRGDAAAGYSSGEAIKAVQEVAKETLPRGYDIDWGGLSKDEVGRGSEAIYIFLVVLAFVYLVLAAQYESFLLPLAVVLSLPAGIFGSFLFIKMLGLANNIYAQVGLVMLVGLLGKNAVLIVEFAVQEHEHGMSVRDAAIAGAKARFRPILMTSFAFIAGLIPLVLATGAGAIGNRTIGTAALGGMLFGTVFGVVIVPGLYYVFGKLAEGRKLIQDENEYPISEGVEPRVLVEEVEVHA, translated from the coding sequence ATGTTCAGTAAATTCATTCGTAGGCCAGTCTTTGCCATTGTTATTTCGGTGGTCATTGTGTTCATGGGCGTACTGGCCATCAAGACCCTGCCTACCTCCCAGTTCCCGGAGATTTCGCCGCCCATGGTGATGGTGTCGGCGGCCTACCCTGGTGCTAGTGCCAAGGTGCTTACGGAGTCGGTACTGATTCCGCTGGAGCAAGCCGTAAACGGCGTGCCCGGCATGAAGTATATGACCTCCGACGCCGTATCGGCCGGCGAGGCCAACATCCAGATTGTGTTCAACCTAGGCACCGACCCCGACCAAGCGGTGGTGAACGTGAACACGCGTATTGCACAGGTGCTCAACCGCTTGCCAATACTAGTACAGCGCGAAGGTGTGATTGTAAACCGCGTGGTACCCAACATGCTGATGTACGTGAACCTGTACAGCAAAGACAAGAACACGGACATGAAGTACCTGTTCAACTTTGCCGGGGTGAACATGATACCAGAAATCCAGCGCATCGACGGTATCGGGCGGGCCAGCATTCTGGGTAGCCGGCAGTATGCTATGCGTATCTGGCTGAAGCCCGACCGCATGCGCGCCTACAACGTATCGGCCGACGATGTGATGAAGGCCCTCGATGACCAGAGCGTAATTGGCTCGCCGGGCCGCATTGGCCGCTCCGACGGGGGTAGGGCCGAAGCCTTGGAGTATGTACTCACCTATCAAGGCCGTTTCAACGACGTTGATCAGTACAAAAACGTGATTATCAAGGCAAATCCTGACGGGGAAATCTTGCACCTGAAGGACATTGCCGATGTGCAGCTGGGCTCGGAGTTCTACGATATCTACTCCAACCTCGACGGCTACCCCTCGGCGGCTATTGTGCTGAAGCAAACCTATGGTAGCAACGCTACCGAGGTTATTAAATCGGTGAAAGCTAAGCTGGAAGAGCTGAAGAAAACGATGCCTCCCGGCATGGATTACAAAATCAGCTACGACGTATCGAACTTCCTCGACGCGTCGACCGAGAACGTAATCCACACCCTGCGCGACGCCTTTATTCTGGTGGCGCTGGTGGTGTTCCTGTTCCTCGGCGACTGGCGCTCTACCCTCATTCCCATTATTGCGGTGCCCGTGTCGTTGGTAGGCGCGTTCATTGCCATGCAGGCGTTTGGGCTCACCATCAACATGATAACGCTCTTTGCGCTGGTGTTGGCCATCGGTATTGTGGTCGACGACGCCATTGTGGTGGTGGAGGCCGTGCACGCCAAGATGGAGGAGAAGCACCTGTCGCCCTATGGGGCAGTACGCGAAGTAATCGGCGAAATCAGCGGTGCTATCATCGCCATTACCATCTTGATGACGGCCGTGTTCGTGCCGGTGGCCTTCATGAGCGGCCCGGTGGGTATCTTCTACCGGCAGTTTTCCATCACCATGGCTACTTCCATTGTGATTTCGGGTATTGTGGCTCTTACGCTCACGCCAGTGCTGTGCGCCATGATCTTGAAGAACAACCACGGCCAACCACGCAAGAAAACGCCTATCAACCGCTTTATCGACTGGTTTAACCGCGGCTTCGAGAAGCTAACCGGCCGCTACATTGGCGTACTGGAGAAAGTAGTCGACCGGCGCGTAGTGACGTTTGGCGTGCTGATTATATTCGGCTTAGGCATCTTCGGCATCTCCTCTACCCTACCCTCGGGCTTCATCCCGAGCGAGGACCAGGGCATGCTCTACGCAATCATTCAGACGCCCCCCGGCTCTACCCTGGAGCGCACCAACGCTATTTCGCAGCAACTGTACGAACTAGCGAAGGATGTGCCCGGTATTCAAAGCATCTCTACCCTTGCTGGCTATGAAGTACTGACAGAGGGTAGAGGCTCCAACGCCGGCACCTGTTTGATTAACCTCAAGCCGTGGTCGGAGCGCAAAGAGTCCATCCACGACATTGTGGAGGAGCTGGAGAAAAAGGCCAAGCAGATTCCCGGCGCGACGGTGGAATTCTTCGAGCCGCCAGCAGTACCAGGCTACGGCGCGGCAGGCGGTTTCCAGCTCCAACTGCTCGACAAAACCAACACCGGCGACTACAAAGCACTGGAAAAGGTGAACGAGGACTTCATGGCCGCGCTCAACAAGCGTAAGGAACTGGCCGGACTATTTACGTTCTACTCGGCCAACTATCCGCAGTACGAGCTGAAAATTGACAACCAGCTGGCTATGCAAAAGGGCGTGAGCATCGGCAACGCTATGAATACGCTCAGCATCATGATTGGCTCTACCTATGAGTTGGGCTTCATCAAATATCAGCGCTTCTTTAAGGTGTACGTGCAGGCCTCGCCGGAGTATCGTCGCCTACCCAAAGACGTGATGGATATGTGGGTGAAGAACGACCGAGGCGAGATGGTGCCGTTCTCGGCCTTCATGAAAATCGTGAAGACCCAGGGCGCCAACGAAATCAACCGCTACAACATGTACACCACCGCTTCCATTCGCGGCGATGCCGCTGCCGGCTACAGCTCGGGCGAGGCTATCAAAGCGGTGCAGGAAGTGGCCAAAGAAACCCTACCCCGCGGCTACGATATCGACTGGGGTGGGCTGTCGAAAGATGAAGTAGGCCGCGGCAGCGAGGCCATCTACATCTTCCTGGTAGTACTGGCCTTCGTGTACCTGGTGCTAGCTGCGCAGTATGAGAGCTTCCTACTGCCCTTAGCGGTGGTGCTGTCGCTGCCGGCCGGGATATTTGGGTCGTTCCTGTTCATCAAGATGCTGGGTTTGGCCAACAACATCTACGCCCAAGTAGGATTGGTGATGCTGGTAGGCTTGCTGGGCAAAAACGCCGTGCTGATTGTGGAGTTTGCGGTGCAGGAACATGAGCACGGCATGTCGGTGCGCGATGCGGCCATTGCCGGCGCCAAGGCTCGTTTCCGTCCCATCCTGATGACCTCTTTCGCCTTCATTGCAGGCTTGATTCCGCTGGTACTGGCTACGGGCGCGGGCGCCATTGGCAACCGCACCATTGGTACGGCGGCGCTGGGCGGCATGCTGTTCGGTACCGTGTTTGGGGTAGTGATTGTGCCCGGCCTGTACTATGTATTTGGCAAGCTGGCCGAAGGACGCAAGCTGATTCAGGACGAAAATGAATATCCGATAAGCGAAGGCGTAGAGCCTCGCGTGCTAGTTGAAGAAGTAGAAGTTCATGCTTAG